The genomic region GGCCTCGGTCGCTCCTTTCCTCGAGGAGGACCTCGGATCTGGGGTGGCGGCCCATCTTGGTGAGGCGGCGGCGCCTCTCGGCCGGCGTTCGTTCGCGGGTGTGCTCTGGCCGGCGGCCTCGACCACACGGGTGTTGAGATGGCAGCGGGTGGCGGCGGCAGCGTGGAGGTCTTCCCCCCCTCGTCAGATCTGAAGGTGGCTCCTTTCCCCTGTCTTCCTCGTCCCCGCCGCCTCTCGCCTGCCTCCCTTCGAGCGCCGGTATGATGTGGGTGGGTGACCGGTGGTCTGGTTTTGGGCCGCGGGAAACCGCTGGCCGGCGTGGCCAGCCTCGCAGCAGCGACGTCCCTGACGCCGTCTCCTCCTTGGAGGTGCTGCAGAGGCCCTTCCCCTTTCCACCCCTGCTCCTCCTCCCGGGTGAAAGCCCAAAATCCGGCTTGGattgggcggcgacggcgcgctGTGCGTCGTGTTTTTCCTTGGGGACGCCGCCTGGGGAGGGTTGCGTTCAGGTGAGGGGTTCAAGGTTGGAGCTTGGGTGGCTTGGGTGGTCCGGTGACGGCGGTGTCACGAGGTTTGGCATGGCTGTAGGTGTTCGGCTGCCTGGCATTGCTCCTCGGTGGCCTGTCGATTCTCTTGATGTCCCTGCTGCCTTTCTTCAGTAGCTGCACCTGGTGGTTTTCCTGCAGCTCTCAGGCGTTCTAGGTTGTGGCGATGCGGCAGACGCGGAGTGCTCGAATGATCAAGTGGTGATGTGTTGCGGCTGCTCCAGGTCCTGAAGCTGACACGTCCCCTGCTCTAGGGTGAGCGTCTCTCAAGTCCGCCGGGTACGGCGCCTTGCGAGCCATGGCAAGAGGGAAGGGTCCCTCTGCGGCGAGAGAGACGGCGGATGTGTAGTGTCTTCTACCTGGGCGTTTGGTCGGGCTCACTTACCACACTGTTGCAAGCAGGTCCTCGTCCTGCTCGTGTGCCTCATCCCTAGATGGCTGTTTGGCTATAGTCTTCGGCTAGGACAAGCTTCGAGCTTTGTTTTCCTGTATTCTTTTTGTGCTTGTGCGACCCGTTGAGCTGTAAGCCTCCTAGAGTGTCCCCTTGTATCGTTTGGTCGTGGGGGTTTGTGTGTGTATGTATTTCCtgaccggttgatggctttgttaattcaaagccgggctctccgcgagccttcgttctaaaaaaatatCACCGGGTACAATAGAGGTCATTGTGGAATCCAGCTGCCCCAAATGGCGACCATTAAGTAAAATAAACGGAATGACGAGCTAGATTATGAGCATGGCAATTTGACAACCTTCCTTCATGAACAAATCAAACTTTGAGGAAGTCATTTTTGTGGTGATGAAACTGGCAAATCAGCAGCTAATGCAAGGGCGTCGCGGCATGCAAAAGCCTGCAAAGTAGCAGGGTCTGCAATACGTGGGCATGTGAGCAGAGATGATCCAATATACTTGCCTATCGCTCTCCAACAGTAATCAAAAACCACACCTCGGTTCTCCGATGCTAGAAAAACATCATCAACATTTATTCTCACCATATTCTCTGGAGGGATCCAACTGGGTGCACTTGGGTGGGGCTGCCAGGAACCTACCGAGGGTTGCGTTGATGTTTGAACTAGACGGATCAGACAAGAAGTTGCTAATGCAGCTTTGCACAACACATGGGGTCTGAAAGATGTCCTCATGAATCACTTTCCGACGTGCTGCCCAAATTGCTCACATAGCTACCACGGTTTGATAATCTGAGCATGTGATAATGACTCCATTAGGGAAAAATCGCTCTTTCGCTCCACATTGACCGAGAGGTTCTTGGCAAGATCGCCGTGTAAGGGATCCAACATGACAAAAGTAGTCAAGTAAGGAGGAATGGCGCTAATTATCTTCATCGACATGACAAAAGTAGCATGCGGCAGAAGTGGCCATACTGTgattttaatttatttattttagtggGGAAGAAGAGGGATTGGGCGCAATGTCGGCCTGGCCCATTAAATGATGTCCGACTTGTCCAGGGCTCAGCCCACCTTGCCTATATATATGTTCTGTCGCTGCTGTTCCTGATTGGTATACGCAGCGGATTGCTCCATAAAAAAGAAAACGCAGTGGAGCCTGAGCCGCCACTTCCGCCGCATCATCACGGTCGCCGTCGTCTCGCCTGCAAGTATGCGCGCCCCGTCCTAATCATCTTCCCTTCTTCTCCTCGTCCCTGTCCGTAGCTCAGCCATGGCGTCTCTTATCTGCGTACATAACTAGGGCTACCCTCCCTCTAGGCTAGGACGAGGGTTAGGATTTAGCCTGGCGGAAGTTGCTGAGTATCGTCGATGAGAAGTTATGGACTCCTTAGGCGACTTGCTTCTGGATACCCTGATCTGAAACCAAGATTACTAATACCCTAGTAGAACACCATGTAGTCCCACTTAATTGTGTCTATGTATATATTCTCATCCACTATAGAACACTATgtaattccaaaaaaaaaaaaaacctggACCTGTATTTAATTCCCTTTATTTCTACTCTGCTTGCAACTTATTTTGCTGAGACCTTCGGCGCTGAGTTTTAAGGTTTAGGCCGTTGGCCCTCTTAGAAATAGGATTTGCATCTTAGCTATAAGTAACACTTATACTGCATGTTGATCCAGTGTTACCAATAAGTTGATCTGTACGTGCTAATCCAGTGTCTCTCTCCCTCTGTGCTTAGCGCTTTATATCTTTACTTCGGTTATTGTGTTGTCTAGTTCATTGTTCTAATGCGTGTGTTTTATTTTATCGTGTTGCAGAGGAGCTGCAGTTATTTGCAAGAGCAAGGCCTGCTATATCTGTGCCTCTGCCATGTCTGACGGTTTCCGGTGCTGGGCAGACCTCCCGGACGGACTGCTGGACTCTATCATTGCTCGGCTGGGCGCTTCCCGTGATCTTTTTGCCTTCGAAGCCACCTGCCGCTCTTGGCGTGCCGCGTTTTCTTCATGTCCAGCAggcttcccacctctccttctccagCCTGATGTCTCTTTGTGCTCTTCTCGTTCTCCCACCTTCAGAAAGAGCCTGGTGCCCACACGCCCATGTCAGGTCACTGATATAGCCAACCGAGACACCACTCGCCAGTGCTTTGAGATTCCCATATTTTGGATTCCGCGTGGAAAGAAAGCCCTGCCAAGTCCTCTAGAAAACTTTTGCTTCATTGGGGCTTCCTACGGTCATGTTATTTTTTTCAACAATAAATCATGTGTACTTTTTGATGTGTTCACAGGTGTGACTACCTCGTCTCCACAACTACCGGTATTGGGAGTCGGTGGCCCCATCTATGGTGCGCTCACTGCTCCTCTAGGATCAGCGAACTCATATCTCATTATTGAAGCCGGGTCACAAAACCTGTTTTGGCGTGTTGGTAGCCAATCTTGGGTGGCACATTCTCTTCGTCATGGAGCACTCAAGCAAATCGTGGTATTCCAAGGGCAAGTCTTTGGCATGGATTCTGATCGTAGGCTCTTCAAAGTGCACCTGACACCCAAGATAAGCATACAAGAACTTCCAGTTACTGAGTCAATCATGATCGCTAAATGGCATCTTTCCGACGCATTGCTGGTGGCATGTGGCGATATGCTTCTCTTGGTGGCCATGCAGGGAAATACTTTACTAACCTTTGAGGTGTTCCAACTTGACCTATCGACTGAGCCTGCATTATGGCTGAAGGTGGAGAGGTTATTGCATTGGGCGATATTCATCAGCCATGACAAGAGAAGTCAGGCATTGTCTTGCATGAACCCAAATAAATGGGGAGGACGGAGCAATTGCATATACTTCTATGACCGATGGTCTAAACGTTGGATCGCTTTTGAGTTGGGCATGCCGGGGCACATATATGGGTATGTTACCGGTGACTGTGACAGAAGGGTGCAACCCATGTGGTTTTTCCCCAGCATGCTCTCTCTGCACCGCTGATGATGAAGAACGTGTTGTATTCCTGATATATCTTAATTGGAGCAGATTCTGTAATTCGAAGGATGTGTAAGAATCTCTCAACCTTTTGTAACTGTGGTCGATCTATATTAAGATGTTGGCTATGAACCTCCTGCTTCTGCATCCATTGCACTGGTGTTCATCCTGTGCTATTTTCATGGACGTGCATGTAGTGAATCATTTTTCTGTGCTAAGTTGGTGTTTACCTTTGAGACAACTTGTGTTTTCTCAACCAAGTAGTAGATCTTCCATGCGAGTTGCTCTTCCAATAAGCCTGCTACTATCTGTAGGGatgctatgtactccctccgttccaaaatagatgtcAAGTCAAATAACTATTGTTGTGACACAACACTACAATCAGCATACTTTACTGATTATCCGCCATCACCTCTGTTTCCACTTGCTGTCTGTCGCCTCTGTTTCCACTTGCCGTCTGCCAGGTATACATAAATATACACCCTTCCTAGCTTGCCCTATCGAATCATGCCTTTTCTCCCTGTCCGACCCTGTACTTCCATGGCTTCTCTGAACTCACCAGTGCAAGAACCCTTAGGTGGGTTTGAAAGAGAAACATTACACAACCGCAGAACACCAAGCACCAAGCAGAAACATCATACAAGGTGTGTTGATCAGAAAGGCAAGACTTGGGATCACAGATGGAGATTGATCCGATTAGGCCAGACCACCCCTTACACATGCTGTCCAACTAAATCGTTGGCTACAGCAACAGAGACAAGTCATCTGTTCAGATATCTTCCGTCTGAATTCTTCGTGCCGTGCTTGAACAATTCACTGTGTATCTCCACTTTGTTCGCAACAACTTTGATATTTCTTCTTTGATCACATGCATTCATTTTGTTCCTTCCATTCTAACACATAAGTACTTAAGTGCAACCCGAATGCATTTGTCCACACCGTGTTTCACCTGTGCTAGTACAACATCAGTAGGCAATTAGTCTGAGTTCATGGAGTGTTTAAAGGTTTAGGCTGCAGTCGAGCCTGGAGGAGGCTGTTTCAGAAGTACTATTGCATTTGGTTACTATTGTTATGCAGGTCACATTAGCAGCAACGTTAGATGTATGCGATGCAAATGcaatgttagatttttttgttacaGCTAGCATATCAGGATTTTGTGTTGGTCACTCTATTAGGTTTTTGTATTCTAGTCCATTCTACTTATACATGCCTTTTACGGTTTTACCTCACGGAGGGTCTACTGGACTCTATCATTGCTCGACTGGCCCTGATCTCATTCTTTGATCTTGTTGCCTTTTTTGCTACCTGTCACGAAGGAGTACTGTTATGCTCACACTCTGACAGCTCCACCTACATCGCCCAACTCACATATCCTTGTCACCACTCTGTCCTCCCTATTTGTTTGGCCCCTTGGAAGTGACACTTGGCATGAACACAAGCTTCCTCATGGATGAATACAACAGATGGTACAATTCAACGATTTTTTCATTGCCATGGACTGAGATAGGATGATCTAAACTTTGCGGTTGGACCCTCGAATGGGCCCGCACGAGATAGCAACCGAGTGGTGCAGCGACATGGGCCCTTTCCTAAAAGCGGCACCATCCCACCGTTAGATCTAAAAGTGACACCATCCCGCCATTCATCCCATGTCATCGTGCCATATAAAAtgcttccttccttctcctccttacaccctaaccctaaccgatcctcctcctccgccaccgccgcccctccTCCATGGCTGCCCACTTCTATACCTAGTCCATGTCTCACCATATATCGCTCCTACGACTACATTGAATGTGGCACTACATCATCACCTCCACAAGGTCTGctctcccctccccttcctcctttcttcctctccctctctctcacgcatGTGAACGCATTTAAACCCTAGTTATTGTGTTATCCAGGTTCATCATATGGCGTGGGTGTGTGTTCTGATTAGAATTTCCGCTTGGTTGGTCTCATCACAAGAGCTCGGATCACGCTGGTAATAGGGTAAGTAAGATGTGTTACTGTCACTAACCAATCGAGTTGATGAGCTAATCCGAGAACAGACAAATTTAGTTGGTTTAACCTTGTCAATTTCAGTGGagtgaaaactacaaaaaaatcagCTTTGATTTAATTTGAGTCTGGTGTAAATTGAAACAAGACTCGTCACAACGTAAATAAAAAGGTCCAGTCCATTATTGGGTATTTGGATATACATTTCTACCACTTCATCTGGGACTGGAAATCCCGCCGCCTGTAGTCAGGTGTGACCAATGGACTTTTCAGCTAACTGTATGTTTTTCTGCAACACTACTAAACTAGCGGGAGACAAATCGGGAACAATTAAATCAACGTAGGGTGCCCATGGGCTGCAAGTAGGAGATAAAATATGCACCATAGTAGAGGAGCTCCCTCGTTGACATGATTTAAGCTGCAACTATCTGCCATATATTAACGGTTTTACCATCAATGACGGGTTTTACAATTTGGTGAGGAACATGAGCACTTGAACATAGGATAAGATAATAGTAATAGTTTCATTTTGGTAATAATTTATGAAAATAGTGGTCTGGAATTGGAAAGAAGCatcaaacataaataaatattccaTTGTCCCAATATTGGGTTGTATTTCCATATTGGTTGTGCATTGTTGTCACTTATGGCGCATTGTCTGTTTTTAAAGGCAATAGGATCCATCACCATTTTACTCATGTTCCGAAGATAAGTATAGGTTCCACAAAGAAGTTTTAACTACCGTGACAGATTTGACAAAAGTTTCCTTTTTCACATGTTATTATCTATTTATCTTGCCCCGAACACAAGAATACCACAGTCacaaaaaaatgttttgaatgtaGAAGATGCAATCATGGATAAGTCTCAAGTTTTAACTGGAGGGCCTGAGACATTCGCGAAAAGCAAGTCTTTTATTGTTGAATTTTATATTCTTATATTAAACATGAGAACCCACCAAAGTGTACTCTGAAAACATTATTTGTCAATACTTATGTATAACAAGTTTATTGATATACATATATTATTCATTAAATCTGATCAAGTTATTATGCTTATACATGGTTATAGCATGCTATTTTTCTGACTTTTTTTTCCTTGAATTGTTTTATTTTTGCAGAGTGTTTCATCATGCAAACGCACAGCAAACCGTGTGTCTCCTCAC from Triticum aestivum cultivar Chinese Spring chromosome 4A, IWGSC CS RefSeq v2.1, whole genome shotgun sequence harbors:
- the LOC123083430 gene encoding uncharacterized protein, with protein sequence MSDGFRCWADLPDGLLDSIIARLGASRDLFAFEATCRSWRAAFSSCPAGFPPLLLQPDVSLCSSRSPTFRKSLVPTRPCQVTDIANRDTTRQCFEIPIFWIPRGKKALPSPLENFCFIGASYGHVIFFNNKSCVLFDVFTGVTTSSPQLPVLGVGGPIYGALTAPLGSANSYLIIEAGSQNLFWRVGSQSWVAHSLRHGALKQIVVFQGQVFGMDSDRRLFKVHLTPKISIQELPVTESIMIAKWHLSDALLVACGDMLLLVAMQGNTLLTFEVFQLDLSTEPALWLKVERLLHWAIFISHDKRSQALSCMNPNKWGGRSNCIYFYDRWSKRWIAFELGMPGHIYGYVTGDCDRRVQPMWFFPSMLSLHR